In Musa acuminata AAA Group cultivar baxijiao chromosome BXJ2-10, Cavendish_Baxijiao_AAA, whole genome shotgun sequence, a genomic segment contains:
- the LOC135625139 gene encoding uncharacterized protein LOC135625139, protein MEDYIVSWVISGVLFWTTTFLLVRNVFRNRSFDFCNRVVSTVHAAVAVGLASLSVQHWGCPVCPLASRSSELQMKALAVTLSYLIYDLICCLFDKITRMDNSVHHMVGIVGIAAGLAYGMCGSEMVAAMWLTEISSPFLHMRELLKELGYRDTNLTLAFDILFAAIFSLARMVGGPYLTYVTLTADYPLLLKAMALGLQLVSAFWFYKILRMVRYKIAKRMVPNKSIKISVH, encoded by the exons ATGGAAGATTACATTGTGAGCTGGGTGATCTCAGGAGTGTTGTTCTGGACCACCACCTTCCTACTAGTTCGGAATGTATTTCGAAACCGCTCCTTTGATTTCTGCAACCGTGTCGTCTCCACCGTCCACGCTGCGGTGGCTGTTGGCTTAGCCTCTCTATCCGTACAGCACTGGGGATGCCCTGTGTGTCCTCTGGCATCGAGGTCGTCTGAACTGCAG ATGAAAGCGTTGGCCGTGACTCTGTCTTATCTGATATATGATCTGATATGCTGCCTTTTCGACAAGATAACCAGAATGGACAATTCAGTTCATCATATGGTTGGAATTGTCGGCATCGCAGCAGGTCTTGCCTACGGAATG TGTGGCTCGGAAATGGTTGCGGCAATGTGGTTAACGGAGATCTCCAGTCCTTTCTTACACATGAGAGAACTTCTGAAGGAGCTCGGCTACCGAGACACCAACCTTACTTTAGCATTTGAC ATCTTGTTTGCTGCGATCTTCTCCTTGGCAAGGATGGTTGGCGGTCCATATCTCACATATGTAACCTTGACAGCAGACTACCCATTGCTTCTTAAG GCAATGGCATTGGGCTTGCAGCTGGTCAGTGCCTTCTGGTTCTACAAGATCCTCAGAATGGTACGGTACAAAATAGCCAAGAGGATGGTGCCCAATAAATCTATCAAAATCTCCGTTCACTGA
- the LOC103968802 gene encoding LOB domain-containing protein 25: MASSSSSSNSPCAACKFLRRKCIPGCIFAPYFPPEEPHKFANVHKIFGASNVAKLLNELLPHQREDAVNSLAYEAEARVKDPVYGCVGAISVLQRQVQRLQKELDAANADLLRYACNDIPLGLPVPPTMASPMGAYRRTEFSRRIGNRGGPLFQAPALAVPSPPPWSTDIFSGDHSNNPVEDTDQTGDESSI, encoded by the coding sequence ATGGCATCATCTAGTTCTTCCTCCAACTCCCCTTGCGCTGCCTGCAAGTTCTTGAGGAGGAAGTGCATACCGGGCTGCATCTTCGCACCCTACTTCCCCCCGGAGGAGCCCCACAAGTTTGCCAATGTCCACAAGATCTTTGGGGCCAGCAACGTCGCCAAGCTCCTCAATGAGCTGCTCCCTCACCAGCGGGAGGACGCCGTGAACTCTCTGGCTTACGAGGCGGAAGCCCGCGTGAAGGACCCGGTGTACGGTTGTGTCGGTGCCATCTCCGTCCTGCAACGGCAGGTCCAAAGGCTTCAGAAGGAGCTTGACGCTGCCAATGCTGACCTCCTCCGTTATGCCTGCAACGACATCCCTTTGGGGTTGCCCGTTCCACCGACCATGGCGTCGCCCATGGGTGCTTACCGGAGAACCGAGTTCAGCAGGAGAATCGGCAACCGGGGAGGTCCGTTGTTTCAGGCTCCTGCTTTGGCTGTGCCCAGCCCTCCTCCATGGTCAACTGACATATTTTCAGGTGATCATAGCAACAATCCTGTGGAGGATACCGATCAAACAGGAGACGAGAGCAGCATTTGA